In a single window of the Hirundo rustica isolate bHirRus1 chromosome 7, bHirRus1.pri.v3, whole genome shotgun sequence genome:
- the LYPD1 gene encoding ly6/PLAUR domain-containing protein 1 has product MRLFLLAATFWGLCLAPGSGLQIQCYQCEEFQLNNDCSSPEFIVNCTVNVQDMCQKEVMEKSFGIMYRKSCASSAACLIASAGYQSFCSPGKVNSVCISCCNTPLCNGPRPKRRGNSAVVPRAHVMTTLLLLKSALLFLYC; this is encoded by the exons ATGCGGCTCTTCCTCCTCGCTGCAACTTTCTGGGGATTGTGCCTGGCGCCAG GTTCTGGTTTGCAAATACAGTGTTACCAGTGTGAGGAGTTCCAGTTAAACAATGACTGCTCCTCTCCAGAGTTCATCGTGAACTGCACAGTGAATGTTCAAGACATGTGTCAGAAAGAAGTGATGGAAAAAAGTTTTG GAATCATGTACCGCAAGTCCTGTGCCTCCTCGGCAGCGTGTCTGATCGCCTCCGCCGGCTACCAGTCCTTCTGCTCCCCTGGCAAGGTGAACTCGGTCTGCATCAGCTGCTGCAACACTCCCCTCTGCAATGGACCGCGGCCCAAGAGGAGGGGGAACTCTGCCGTGGTGCCGAGGGCACACGTGATGACCACTCTTCTGCTTCTTAAATCTGCTCTGTTGTTTTTGTACTGCTAA